The proteins below come from a single Mucilaginibacter mali genomic window:
- a CDS encoding acyl-CoA dehydrogenase, with the protein MDTFAVHSLAGFDFNTDENQQMIGRMARDFAEKHIKPNVMDWDEAQTFPIELFKQLGELGLMGVMVPEQFGGSGFGYQEYVTVIVEIAKVCGSIGLSVAAHNSLCTGHIMTFGNDEQKQRWLPKLATAEWIGAWGLTEANTGSDALRMNTTAVLDGDEYVVNGSKNWITHGKSGNVAVVMVRTGEKGDSKGISALVIEKGTPGFTHGKKENKLGMRASETTELIFDNCRVPKANLLGAEGEGFKQAMKVLDGGRISIAALSLGIAKGAFEAAVNYAKERHQFGQPISNFQAIAFKLADMATEIEAAELLIMQAADLKNRHLPMTKEAAMAKYYASEVAVKCANEAVQIFGGYGYTKDFPVEKFYRDAKLCTIGEGTSEIQKIVISREVLKG; encoded by the coding sequence ATGGATACCTTTGCAGTACACAGCCTTGCAGGCTTCGATTTTAACACCGACGAAAACCAGCAGATGATAGGCCGGATGGCCCGCGATTTTGCCGAAAAGCATATCAAACCAAATGTGATGGATTGGGATGAGGCCCAAACCTTCCCCATCGAACTATTTAAACAATTAGGCGAACTGGGCCTGATGGGCGTAATGGTTCCAGAGCAATTCGGTGGGTCGGGCTTTGGTTACCAGGAATATGTGACCGTGATTGTGGAGATTGCCAAAGTATGCGGATCGATAGGTTTATCGGTAGCGGCGCATAACTCGCTTTGCACCGGCCATATCATGACTTTTGGTAATGATGAGCAAAAGCAACGCTGGCTACCAAAACTCGCCACTGCCGAATGGATTGGCGCCTGGGGCCTGACCGAAGCCAATACCGGTTCTGATGCCCTCCGCATGAATACTACTGCCGTTTTAGATGGCGATGAATATGTGGTAAACGGATCTAAAAACTGGATAACCCACGGCAAAAGCGGCAATGTGGCTGTAGTGATGGTGCGCACCGGCGAAAAAGGCGATTCGAAGGGGATATCGGCGCTGGTGATAGAAAAAGGGACTCCAGGCTTTACCCATGGTAAAAAAGAGAACAAACTGGGCATGCGCGCATCCGAAACTACCGAGTTGATATTTGATAATTGCCGCGTACCTAAAGCCAACCTGTTAGGCGCCGAGGGCGAAGGTTTTAAACAAGCCATGAAGGTATTGGATGGCGGCCGTATCTCTATCGCGGCCCTTTCGCTGGGGATAGCCAAAGGCGCTTTTGAGGCGGCGGTAAATTACGCTAAGGAACGTCATCAGTTCGGTCAGCCTATTTCTAATTTCCAGGCCATCGCCTTTAAACTGGCCGATATGGCTACCGAGATAGAAGCTGCAGAATTATTGATTATGCAGGCTGCCGATCTGAAGAACCGCCACCTGCCCATGACTAAGGAAGCAGCAATGGCCAAATACTATGCATCGGAAGTGGCGGTGAAATGCGCTAACGAGGCGGTGCAGATCTTCGGCGGTTATGGTTATACCAAGGATTTCCCGGTTGAGAAGTTTTACCGTGATGCTAAACTATGCACTATAGGCGAGGGGACAAGCGAGATCCAGAAGATCGTGATCAGCAGGGAGGTGTTGAAGGGATAG
- a CDS encoding SDR family oxidoreductase — MKKVILVTGASSGLGQATATALVAAGHTVYGASRSAGKNKDVSFKPLTMDVTDDASVSAAVDTIIKAEGKIDVLINNAGNGITGPLYAMPVEYAKKQFEVNFFGVVRVCSAVLPNMIEKGEGMVINVGSLAGLFGLPYQGLYSASKFAIEGYSESLRMELRSTGVKVTVLNPGDFKTDFTGNREKVPFTLNNAKLKGEFEAAVAAMEKDESIGAAPSKLAAEVVKIVGKSSVKHNYLIGAIGQTIAVTLKSVLPGGLFVKLMNDHYGIN, encoded by the coding sequence ATGAAAAAAGTAATCCTTGTTACGGGCGCATCATCGGGCTTAGGCCAGGCAACCGCTACCGCCCTTGTTGCCGCAGGCCACACCGTTTATGGCGCCAGCCGCAGCGCGGGCAAAAATAAAGACGTATCGTTTAAACCTTTAACTATGGACGTTACCGACGACGCGTCGGTAAGCGCCGCCGTAGATACTATTATAAAAGCCGAAGGCAAAATAGATGTGCTGATCAACAATGCCGGTAACGGTATCACCGGCCCACTTTATGCTATGCCGGTTGAATATGCTAAAAAACAATTCGAGGTTAACTTTTTTGGCGTAGTGCGCGTGTGCAGCGCCGTATTGCCTAATATGATAGAAAAAGGCGAGGGCATGGTCATCAACGTTGGTTCGCTGGCTGGTTTATTTGGTTTGCCTTACCAGGGTTTATATAGCGCCAGCAAATTCGCTATCGAGGGTTATTCGGAAAGCCTGCGTATGGAATTAAGAAGCACTGGTGTAAAAGTAACCGTACTTAACCCGGGCGACTTTAAAACCGATTTTACCGGCAACCGCGAAAAAGTTCCGTTCACCCTGAATAACGCCAAACTGAAAGGTGAATTTGAAGCCGCAGTAGCCGCTATGGAAAAAGACGAAAGCATTGGCGCCGCCCCTTCTAAATTAGCTGCCGAGGTGGTTAAGATAGTTGGTAAAAGCAGCGTTAAACATAACTACCTGATCGGGGCCATTGGCCAAACTATCGCGGTAACACTAAAATCGGTACTACCGGGCGGTTTGTTTGTTAAGCTGATGAACGACCATTACGGGATAAATTAG
- a CDS encoding TonB-dependent receptor domain-containing protein: protein MKRIILLLAIFCSVLSAHAQLGGGGSTITGKISGTVVDSITKKPLDYATVSVFHTKGKAPMNGVLTDEKGSFKLNNLPPGKYKIVVSYIGYPSKTIDPVETTLSKPDNNMGTVILAPSAKTLAQVNVVGDKALIENKIDKIVYNAEKDLTATGGNATDVLRKVPLVAVDINGGVSVRGDANVKVLINGKPSGAMSNNLGDVLKSFPADQIKSIEVITSPSAKYDAEGTGGIINIVTKSKNISGVSGAISGGMGTRQNNGNASLNIKQNRLSVTGNFGGNYTWPQITPTSRYSYDDSLNVTNTQTSSNKIFRYAYTGSGELSYDFNNYNAIHSSIRFNQGGFKTDGSTDYRTITSTTDSKYSSTNNSKTVFGGFDWILDYTHKFKKEGHQIVFSGQWSHSQTDLNYGTKFSSVASNQDATNGGRNNEYTAQVDYTLPINDKVKYEAGGKTISRIISSASDVFVNSVYSPNRSNVYDYNQYVTAGYSVFTFTLPKAWSLQTGVRAENTKIDGNSANTTLGLIPFNNSYFTFVPSFAVSKTVKGTQTYKLSYSKRIQRPSLQFLNPFVNQSNPQSVSYGNPTLAPEVAQTVELNYSTFIGTSVINASVYYKHTKDLIENNTFSTATVTPGGTTYYTTATYNNIGKNNSVGVSFFGSVTPIKPLTFRTSINVYTYNGMAYPQYAYLQSSTDTKVQYNIFGNGTLTLPGGFNAETFAILNSPTRTIQGQNPSFGFIGFGLRKDIMKKKASIGINTLSPFKNAIDFDQEIRSKHLVQTSHTAFPFRSVGLTFSYNFGKVTIKQDNPMAPKKTGLNDDLKQGDQNGGGQGGGGGR from the coding sequence ATGAAACGTATAATTTTACTTTTAGCAATATTCTGTTCTGTGCTTTCGGCCCACGCGCAATTAGGCGGTGGGGGATCTACCATTACCGGTAAAATATCGGGCACGGTGGTAGACTCAATTACCAAAAAGCCTTTGGATTACGCCACTGTGAGCGTATTCCACACCAAGGGCAAAGCACCTATGAATGGGGTACTTACCGATGAGAAGGGCAGTTTTAAACTAAATAATCTGCCTCCGGGTAAATATAAAATTGTGGTTAGTTATATTGGCTATCCATCAAAAACCATCGACCCGGTAGAAACCACCCTTTCTAAACCTGATAACAACATGGGCACCGTGATACTGGCACCAAGCGCTAAGACATTGGCGCAGGTAAATGTGGTTGGTGATAAGGCGCTGATAGAAAACAAGATCGATAAGATAGTTTACAACGCCGAAAAAGACCTGACCGCTACCGGAGGTAACGCTACCGACGTTTTGCGCAAAGTGCCACTGGTTGCTGTTGATATTAACGGCGGCGTATCGGTACGCGGCGATGCGAACGTGAAGGTGTTGATCAACGGTAAGCCATCGGGTGCCATGTCAAACAACCTGGGCGATGTATTAAAATCGTTCCCTGCCGATCAGATCAAAAGCATCGAGGTAATTACTTCGCCATCGGCTAAGTACGATGCCGAGGGTACGGGCGGTATCATCAACATTGTTACCAAAAGCAAAAACATTTCGGGTGTAAGCGGCGCTATCAGCGGCGGTATGGGTACCCGTCAAAACAATGGTAACGCCAGCTTAAACATCAAGCAAAACCGTTTAAGCGTTACCGGTAACTTTGGTGGCAACTATACCTGGCCACAAATTACGCCAACAAGCCGCTATAGCTATGATGATTCGTTGAATGTAACCAATACCCAAACATCAAGCAATAAGATATTCCGTTATGCTTATACAGGTTCGGGCGAGTTAAGCTACGATTTTAATAACTATAATGCTATCCACTCCAGCATCAGGTTTAACCAGGGTGGTTTTAAAACCGATGGTTCTACCGATTACCGGACTATTACCTCAACTACCGATAGCAAATACAGTTCTACCAATAACAGCAAAACGGTATTTGGTGGTTTCGACTGGATCTTAGATTATACCCATAAGTTTAAAAAAGAGGGCCACCAGATCGTATTTTCTGGCCAATGGAGCCATAGCCAAACCGATTTGAACTATGGTACTAAATTTAGTTCTGTTGCTTCAAACCAGGATGCTACCAATGGTGGCCGTAATAACGAATACACCGCCCAGGTAGATTATACCCTGCCTATAAATGATAAGGTAAAGTATGAGGCCGGTGGCAAAACTATTTCGCGTATCATCAGCAGCGCGTCGGATGTGTTTGTGAACAGCGTATACAGCCCTAACCGCTCAAACGTTTACGATTATAACCAGTACGTTACCGCCGGTTACTCGGTGTTTACGTTTACACTGCCAAAAGCATGGTCGCTGCAAACAGGTGTACGTGCCGAGAATACCAAGATTGATGGTAATTCGGCTAATACCACTTTAGGTTTAATACCGTTTAACAACAGTTACTTTACCTTTGTGCCAAGCTTTGCCGTATCTAAAACTGTTAAAGGAACACAGACCTATAAACTAAGCTACAGCAAACGTATTCAGCGCCCAAGCCTGCAATTTTTAAACCCGTTTGTTAACCAAAGTAACCCGCAAAGCGTATCATACGGTAACCCAACCCTTGCCCCGGAAGTAGCGCAAACTGTAGAGTTAAACTACTCTACCTTTATCGGTACTTCGGTGATCAACGCGTCGGTATATTATAAGCATACTAAGGATCTGATTGAAAATAATACTTTTTCTACAGCAACAGTAACACCTGGCGGTACCACTTATTATACCACTGCCACATACAATAACATTGGTAAAAACAACTCGGTAGGTGTTAGCTTCTTCGGGTCGGTAACACCTATTAAGCCGCTTACTTTCCGTACAAGCATTAATGTTTATACTTATAACGGCATGGCTTACCCGCAGTATGCTTACCTGCAATCGAGCACAGATACGAAGGTGCAGTATAACATCTTTGGCAACGGTACATTGACCCTGCCAGGTGGTTTCAATGCCGAGACATTCGCGATATTGAATTCGCCTACACGTACCATCCAGGGCCAGAACCCTTCATTCGGTTTCATCGGCTTTGGCTTACGTAAGGATATCATGAAGAAAAAAGCTTCTATCGGTATCAATACCCTGTCGCCATTTAAAAACGCTATCGACTTTGACCAGGAGATCCGCAGCAAGCACCTGGTGCAAACCAGCCATACCGCGTTCCCATTCCGCTCGGTTGGTTTAACGTTTAGTTATAATTTTGGTAAGGTTACCATTAAACAAGATAACCCAATGGCGCCTAAAAAGACCGGCCTGAACGACGACTTGAAACAAGGTGATCAGAACGGCGGTGGCCAGGGTGGCGGCGGTGGTCGTTAA
- a CDS encoding response regulator: MAKKILVIEDDRDIRETITYALEEHGFNVVASEEAGILKTLDKIKPDLILLDNWLTDWKSDANGQQISKGLKADPKTSHIPIIIVSAVSNIAEIAEAGQANGYLKKPFDLTDLVAIVEKYIK; the protein is encoded by the coding sequence ATGGCCAAAAAAATACTGGTAATTGAGGATGACAGGGATATAAGGGAAACCATTACCTACGCTTTGGAAGAGCACGGGTTTAATGTGGTCGCATCGGAAGAAGCCGGCATATTAAAGACGCTGGACAAGATAAAACCCGACCTGATACTGCTTGACAACTGGTTAACCGACTGGAAAAGCGACGCAAACGGGCAACAGATCAGCAAAGGTTTAAAAGCAGACCCCAAAACCAGTCATATCCCTATCATCATTGTATCGGCGGTAAGCAATATTGCCGAAATAGCCGAAGCCGGCCAGGCCAATGGCTATCTTAAAAAACCATTCGACCTTACCGATCTGGTAGCCATTGTAGAAAAGTACATCAAATAA
- a CDS encoding AraC family transcriptional regulator encodes MKAQLLKVFNGLSHSFTIREDIGMQANKNWHYHPEIEIIQIKQGEGTHFIGDSIRRFKAGDIFLIGSNLPHFFRFDDVYFQNESQQANVYVAQFSENFWGDRFLLLPENTVLRTLLDKAKRGIALADDIKEPISNLLNKLLHTEGPERIIMLLEILTTASATREMHQLSSIGFKNEYAGQENDRINVVYDYSFTNFKRKIELEEIAAIAGISPNSFCRYFKARTKKTYSQFIIEIKVGYACKLLIDNKYSVKQICYESGFNNFASFHKYFKLITNKSPLDYKKEFITA; translated from the coding sequence ATGAAGGCGCAATTACTGAAGGTTTTTAACGGACTGTCCCATTCCTTTACCATACGTGAGGATATTGGGATGCAGGCCAACAAAAACTGGCATTACCATCCCGAGATCGAGATCATCCAGATAAAGCAGGGCGAGGGTACGCACTTTATCGGCGACAGCATCCGCAGGTTTAAGGCCGGGGATATCTTCCTGATTGGGTCTAATCTTCCTCACTTCTTCAGGTTTGATGATGTCTATTTTCAGAACGAGAGCCAGCAGGCCAATGTATACGTAGCGCAGTTCAGTGAAAACTTCTGGGGCGATCGCTTCCTGTTACTTCCTGAGAATACCGTTTTGCGCACCCTGCTCGATAAAGCCAAACGCGGCATCGCCCTGGCCGACGACATTAAGGAACCTATATCCAATCTGCTAAATAAACTACTACATACCGAAGGCCCCGAGCGCATCATCATGCTGCTGGAGATCCTTACCACCGCATCTGCCACACGCGAGATGCACCAGCTATCGTCCATCGGTTTCAAAAACGAATACGCCGGGCAGGAAAACGACCGCATTAACGTAGTTTACGATTACTCGTTCACCAACTTTAAACGCAAGATAGAATTGGAGGAAATAGCCGCCATCGCCGGCATCAGCCCCAACTCGTTCTGCCGATACTTTAAAGCCCGCACCAAGAAGACTTACTCGCAATTTATTATTGAAATAAAAGTAGGTTACGCCTGTAAATTGCTGATTGATAACAAATATAGCGTAAAACAGATCTGCTACGAAAGCGGCTTCAACAACTTCGCCAGCTTTCACAAGTACTTTAAACTCATCACCAACAAAAGCCCGCTGGATTATAAAAAGGAGTTTATTACGGCGTAG
- a CDS encoding DUF433 domain-containing protein: MKNIERITFDPNIMGGKPCIRGLRLTVSTIIGLLASDLTSDDILKLYPYLQHEDILAALSFAANKCKEPLYDL; the protein is encoded by the coding sequence ATGAAAAATATCGAACGCATCACATTTGACCCGAATATTATGGGCGGCAAACCCTGCATACGTGGGTTGAGATTAACAGTTAGCACAATTATTGGCTTACTTGCTTCGGATCTTACTTCGGACGATATTTTAAAGCTATATCCTTATTTGCAACACGAAGATATTTTGGCTGCGTTGTCTTTTGCAGCTAATAAGTGTAAAGAGCCCCTATATGACCTATAA
- the leuS gene encoding leucine--tRNA ligase codes for MDYQFKDIEQKWQQFWADNQTFKADNNSAKPKYYVMDMFPYPSGAGLHVGHPLGYIASDIFSRYKRLKGFNVLHPMGYDSFGLPAEQYAIQTGQHPAVTTEANIATYRRQLDQIGFSFDWSREVRTSSPDFYKWTQWIFMQLFNSWYNKDADKAESIDKLVAHFAANGSAGVNAVCDEDIDTFTAAEWNAKTNEEQQTELLKYRLTYLRESTVNWCPALGTVLANDEVKDGFSERGGFPVEQKKMQQWSMRITAYAERFLQGLDVIDWPEPMKEMQRNWIGKSTGASVKFPIQTKDSGLKTQDYIEVFTTRVDTIFGVTFVVLAPEHELVAELTTPEQKLSVETYIAQTKKKSELDRMADTKTVSGAFTGSYVLNPLNGEPIQLWIADYVLGGYGTGAVMAVPSGDQRDYLFAKHFSLPIVPIIDIQNIETEADPTKEGKYINSDFINGLDYKNATAAVVAKLEEIGAGKAKINYRMRDAIFGRQRYWGEPVPVYFKNGLPYLISEQELPLILPEIDKYLPTETGEPPLARATDWKYPEGEYELSTMPGWAGSSWYWYRYMDAHNDKEFASKEAIEYWKDVDLYIGGSEHATGHLLYSRFWNKFLKDLGLVVEEEPFKKLINQGMIQGRSNFVYRLVDDEGRATNTFVSKGLIDQYKTSALHVDVNIVKNDILDLDKFKAWRPELADAEFILENGKYVCGHEVEKMSKRYYNVVNPDDIATQYGADTLRMYEMFLGPLEQSKPWNTNGIEGVFKFLRKFWRLFHTADWTFNVSDAEPTKAELKSLHKIIRKVEEDVERFSFNTSVSSFMIAVNELTDLKCNKRAILQDLVVVLSPYAPHICEELWVLLGNQAGTLSYAPYPKFNPAYLVEDEFSYPISINGKTKTNISIPLSMDQAAVEALVRDHDDVKKYLAGAAIKKVIVVKGRIVNIVV; via the coding sequence ATGGACTATCAATTTAAAGATATAGAACAAAAATGGCAGCAGTTTTGGGCCGATAACCAAACCTTTAAGGCCGATAACAACTCGGCTAAGCCCAAATACTATGTAATGGATATGTTTCCTTATCCATCAGGCGCAGGCCTGCACGTAGGCCATCCGCTGGGCTATATCGCTTCTGATATTTTTTCGCGCTATAAAAGGCTGAAAGGCTTTAACGTATTACACCCCATGGGTTACGATTCGTTTGGCTTGCCGGCCGAGCAGTACGCTATACAAACCGGTCAGCACCCTGCTGTTACTACCGAGGCTAATATCGCTACTTATCGCCGCCAGTTAGATCAGATCGGTTTCTCGTTCGATTGGAGCCGCGAGGTGCGCACCAGTTCGCCCGATTTTTACAAGTGGACGCAGTGGATATTCATGCAACTGTTCAACTCGTGGTATAACAAGGATGCCGACAAGGCCGAGAGCATAGATAAACTGGTAGCCCATTTCGCCGCCAACGGTTCAGCAGGTGTTAATGCCGTGTGCGATGAGGATATCGATACCTTTACCGCTGCAGAATGGAACGCAAAAACTAACGAAGAACAACAAACGGAATTATTAAAATACCGCCTTACCTACCTGCGCGAAAGCACCGTTAACTGGTGCCCGGCCCTGGGTACGGTACTGGCTAACGACGAGGTGAAGGACGGCTTTAGCGAGCGCGGCGGTTTCCCTGTCGAACAAAAGAAAATGCAGCAGTGGAGCATGCGCATCACCGCCTATGCCGAGCGCTTTTTGCAAGGCCTGGATGTGATTGACTGGCCCGAACCAATGAAAGAGATGCAGCGCAACTGGATAGGCAAAAGCACCGGTGCCAGCGTTAAATTTCCAATACAGACTAAAGACTCAGGACTAAAGACTCAAGACTATATTGAGGTGTTCACCACCCGTGTGGATACCATATTCGGTGTAACCTTTGTTGTATTGGCCCCCGAGCACGAACTGGTAGCTGAATTGACTACGCCCGAGCAAAAGCTGAGTGTAGAGACCTACATTGCCCAAACTAAAAAGAAAAGCGAATTGGACCGCATGGCCGATACCAAAACCGTATCGGGCGCGTTTACCGGCAGCTATGTATTAAATCCGCTTAATGGCGAGCCTATACAGCTTTGGATAGCCGATTACGTTTTGGGTGGTTACGGAACCGGTGCGGTAATGGCCGTACCATCGGGCGATCAGCGCGATTATTTGTTTGCCAAACATTTCAGTTTGCCGATAGTGCCGATCATCGATATACAGAACATCGAGACCGAAGCAGACCCGACCAAGGAAGGTAAATACATCAATTCTGATTTCATCAACGGGTTAGATTATAAGAACGCTACCGCCGCTGTGGTTGCCAAACTGGAAGAGATAGGCGCGGGTAAAGCCAAGATCAACTACCGCATGCGCGATGCCATTTTTGGCCGCCAGCGTTATTGGGGCGAACCGGTGCCGGTTTACTTTAAAAATGGCTTGCCATACCTCATCAGCGAACAGGAATTGCCATTGATACTGCCCGAGATTGATAAATACCTGCCAACCGAGACCGGCGAACCGCCACTGGCCCGCGCGACAGATTGGAAATACCCTGAGGGCGAATACGAACTAAGCACCATGCCCGGCTGGGCTGGCAGTAGTTGGTACTGGTACCGTTATATGGATGCCCATAACGATAAAGAGTTTGCATCGAAAGAAGCTATTGAATACTGGAAGGACGTTGACCTGTACATTGGCGGCAGCGAACACGCTACCGGCCACTTGCTGTACAGCCGATTTTGGAATAAATTTTTGAAAGACCTTGGCCTGGTGGTTGAAGAAGAACCTTTCAAAAAGTTGATCAACCAGGGCATGATACAGGGCCGCAGTAACTTTGTGTACCGTTTGGTTGATGACGAGGGCAGAGCTACAAATACATTTGTGAGCAAAGGCCTTATTGATCAATACAAAACATCGGCACTGCATGTGGATGTGAACATTGTGAAGAACGATATTTTAGATCTGGATAAATTTAAAGCCTGGCGCCCTGAACTTGCCGATGCTGAATTTATTTTAGAGAACGGCAAATATGTATGCGGCCACGAGGTAGAAAAAATGTCGAAGCGTTACTACAACGTTGTTAACCCCGACGACATTGCTACCCAGTACGGTGCCGATACCCTGCGCATGTATGAGATGTTCCTTGGTCCGCTGGAGCAAAGTAAACCATGGAATACCAACGGCATTGAAGGCGTGTTTAAATTCCTGCGTAAATTCTGGCGCTTGTTCCACACGGCCGATTGGACGTTCAATGTATCAGATGCCGAGCCTACCAAGGCCGAACTGAAATCGCTGCACAAGATCATCCGCAAGGTAGAGGAAGATGTAGAACGTTTCTCGTTCAATACATCGGTATCCAGCTTCATGATCGCCGTTAACGAGTTGACCGACCTGAAATGCAACAAACGCGCCATTTTGCAGGATCTGGTGGTGGTGTTATCGCCATACGCCCCGCACATTTGCGAGGAGCTGTGGGTATTGCTGGGTAACCAGGCCGGTACATTATCGTACGCGCCATATCCAAAATTCAACCCGGCTTATCTGGTAGAGGACGAATTCTCGTACCCGATATCCATCAACGGCAAGACAAAAACCAATATCAGCATCCCGCTAAGCATGGATCAGGCTGCCGTTGAAGCGCTTGTCCGTGACCATGATGATGTAAAGAAATACCTGGCGGGTGCGGCGATCAAAAAGGTGATTGTGGTGAAAGGCAGGATTGTGAATATTGTGGTGTAA